A stretch of Carnobacterium iners DNA encodes these proteins:
- a CDS encoding Asp23/Gls24 family envelope stress response protein encodes MAVKIKTQFGVIDISNEVISTVVGGAATEIFGIVGMASKNQIRDNLNDILNKENYSRGVIVRQEDDGVIVDVYIIVSYGTKISEVSRNVQEKVKYDLETMLDISAKAVNVYVQGVRVLKD; translated from the coding sequence ATGGCAGTTAAAATAAAAACGCAATTTGGTGTTATTGATATTTCAAACGAAGTAATTTCCACAGTAGTCGGAGGAGCAGCGACTGAAATTTTTGGGATTGTTGGTATGGCAAGCAAAAATCAAATTCGTGATAATTTAAATGATATTCTTAATAAAGAAAATTATTCGCGTGGTGTAATTGTACGTCAAGAAGATGATGGCGTTATAGTGGATGTTTACATCATCGTTAGTTATGGGACTAAAATTTCTGAAGTAAGCCGTAATGTACAAGAAAAAGTTAAGTATGATTTAGAAACAATGTTAGACATCTCTGCTAAAGCAGTGAACGTTTATGTACAAGGTGTTCGTGTCTTAAAAGATTAA
- the plsX gene encoding phosphate acyltransferase PlsX, with product MKIAVDAMGGDNAPKAIVEGVVLAANEFKDMEFILYGKEEAIKPYLSNETNIRIVHTDEKIESEDDPIRSIRRKKNASMVLAAQAVKNKEADALFSAGNTGALLTAGLLIIGRIKGIDRPGLLVTLPVITDSEKGFNLMDVGANADSKPENIHQYAVLGSEYAKLVQGIKKPTVGLLNNGTEENKGNDLTKRAYQLLKNEPMIHFIGNVEARDILSGVADVVVTDGFTGNAVLKTIEGTAMSMMKLLKSAVYDNGTKAKLGGLLLKDSLSEMKDVLDYSKHGGSVLFGIKAPVVKTHGSTGKEAVYFTIKQIHEMLASKVIDDLVTHFEAKQDEGI from the coding sequence GTGAAAATTGCAGTAGATGCAATGGGTGGAGATAACGCACCTAAAGCAATAGTCGAAGGTGTTGTGCTTGCAGCGAATGAATTTAAAGATATGGAATTTATTTTATACGGAAAAGAAGAGGCAATTAAACCTTATTTATCAAATGAAACAAATATCAGAATTGTTCATACAGATGAAAAAATAGAGAGTGAAGATGATCCTATTCGATCTATTCGTCGTAAAAAAAACGCTTCAATGGTTTTAGCGGCACAAGCTGTAAAAAATAAAGAAGCAGATGCTCTTTTTTCAGCGGGGAATACAGGAGCACTTTTAACAGCTGGATTATTGATTATTGGACGTATTAAAGGAATTGATCGTCCGGGCTTGCTAGTTACTTTACCAGTGATTACGGATTCAGAAAAAGGGTTCAATTTAATGGATGTCGGTGCAAATGCAGATTCTAAACCTGAAAATATCCATCAATATGCTGTTCTAGGTAGTGAATATGCTAAATTGGTGCAAGGAATAAAAAAACCAACTGTTGGCTTATTAAATAATGGGACAGAAGAAAACAAAGGTAATGACCTTACTAAACGTGCCTACCAACTTTTAAAAAATGAGCCAATGATTCATTTTATTGGGAATGTAGAAGCTCGTGATATTTTAAGCGGAGTTGCAGATGTTGTCGTCACAGACGGATTTACTGGGAACGCTGTCTTGAAAACGATTGAAGGTACTGCGATGTCAATGATGAAATTATTAAAATCAGCTGTTTACGATAACGGTACTAAAGCTAAATTGGGTGGTCTATTACTAAAAGATAGTTTGTCTGAAATGAAAGATGTATTAGATTATTCTAAACATGGAGGATCAGTACTATTCGGAATTAAAGCGCCTGTTGTTAAAACACATGGCTCAACTGGAAAAGAAGCGGTTTACTTTACAATTAAACAAATTCATGAAATGTTAGCTTCAAAAGTTATTGATGATCTTGTCACTCATTTTGAAGCAAAACAAGATGAAGGGATTTAA
- the rnc gene encoding ribonuclease III gives MNELFLKELKDDFNISFNNTAYLEEAFTHSSYVNEHRNQNIKDNERIEFLGDAVLELIISRYLFEHYPTLPEGHLTKLRARIVCEASLSLFAKDCGFDHYIRLGKGEERMDGRKRPALLCDLFESFIGALYLDQGITKVLEFLNQTMFPKIQSGAFSHVMDHKTNLQEYLQKKGEITIDYQLVEEIGPAHQKAFVVEVSAEGQILGQGQGRTKKAAEQVAAENALLNLQGQ, from the coding sequence ATGAATGAACTATTTTTAAAAGAACTTAAAGATGATTTTAACATCTCATTTAATAATACTGCTTATCTAGAAGAGGCATTTACTCATTCATCATATGTGAATGAGCACAGGAATCAAAATATAAAAGATAACGAACGTATCGAGTTTTTAGGTGATGCTGTGTTAGAATTGATTATTTCAAGATATCTTTTTGAGCATTATCCTACACTGCCAGAAGGACATCTAACAAAACTAAGAGCAAGAATTGTCTGTGAGGCAAGCTTGAGCTTATTTGCTAAAGATTGTGGTTTCGATCATTATATCCGTTTAGGCAAAGGCGAAGAGCGAATGGATGGTAGAAAAAGACCAGCCCTTCTTTGTGATTTATTTGAATCTTTTATTGGTGCTTTGTATTTGGATCAAGGAATTACTAAAGTATTGGAGTTTCTAAACCAGACTATGTTTCCTAAAATACAATCCGGTGCTTTCTCACATGTGATGGATCATAAAACGAATCTGCAAGAATATTTGCAGAAAAAAGGCGAAATAACAATTGATTATCAATTAGTCGAAGAAATCGGGCCAGCTCATCAAAAGGCTTTTGTTGTTGAAGTCAGCGCAGAAGGACAAATATTGGGACAAGGTCAAGGACGAACAAAAAAAGCAGCTGAGCAAGTTGCTGCAGAAAATGCTTTGTTGAATTTACAAGGCCAATAA
- the recG gene encoding ATP-dependent DNA helicase RecG: MGKKIYDSVSVLPSVGQKRQEALNQLGVFTILDLLSHFPFRYEDIQEKNLLEIEDQEKVTLKGNVVSEAVVSRFGPKKNRLSFRLIIEHAVISITFFNQSYLKNKIVLGEELAVFGKWDAKRKSLTGIKILGTSSGDSTNDFESIYKANKGIKQKTIFELVKKAYQNYHELIPENVPNELKEKYRLISHNEAVYGMHFPTSQEQSKQARREVIFEEFLLYQLKLQSLRKKQKAAGYGLQIKYDVKDLRRFIASLPFELTKAQKRVVNEICTDLKEPMHMHRLLQGDVGSGKTIVAAIALFATANAKYQSALMVPTEILAEQHMESLSQLFDPLEVRIALLTGSTKVKERRIILEELENGQLDIIIGTHALIQKDVYFSRLGLVITDEQHRFGVNQRKILRDKGKEPDVLFMTATPIPRTLAITTYGEMDVSIIDELPAGRIPIETTWTRPKNFELTLEFMERQLRLGSQAYVICPLIEESETLDVKNATDIYEKLSAYYATRYQVGLLHGKMKSAEKEQVMHQFKENKLAVLVSTTVIEVGVNVPNATTMVIYDADRFGLSQLHQLRGRVGRGHKESYCILVANPKSETGIERMKIMTETLDGFVLSEKDLELRGAGDLFGSKQSGLPNFKVGDIIGDFGALEAARQEATELVNNPKFMIDPKYSQLRKSLGLEQLSEQNFN, encoded by the coding sequence ATGGGGAAAAAGATTTATGATTCAGTATCTGTTCTTCCTTCGGTTGGACAAAAGCGTCAAGAAGCGTTAAATCAATTAGGCGTTTTTACGATTTTAGATTTGCTTTCTCATTTTCCTTTTCGTTACGAAGATATTCAAGAAAAAAATTTATTAGAGATAGAAGATCAAGAAAAGGTGACGTTAAAAGGAAATGTTGTCTCCGAAGCCGTTGTTAGTCGCTTTGGACCTAAAAAAAATCGTTTATCTTTTCGTTTGATCATCGAACACGCAGTCATTTCAATTACTTTTTTTAATCAATCTTATTTAAAAAATAAAATTGTTTTGGGCGAAGAATTAGCGGTGTTTGGTAAGTGGGACGCTAAGCGTAAAAGTTTGACGGGCATTAAAATCCTAGGAACGAGTTCAGGAGATTCAACAAACGATTTTGAATCTATTTATAAAGCAAATAAAGGGATAAAGCAAAAAACGATTTTTGAATTAGTAAAAAAAGCTTATCAAAATTACCATGAATTGATTCCAGAAAATGTACCTAATGAATTAAAAGAAAAGTATCGGCTGATATCTCATAATGAAGCGGTATATGGTATGCATTTTCCTACTTCACAAGAGCAATCAAAACAAGCTAGAAGAGAAGTTATCTTTGAAGAGTTTTTATTGTATCAACTTAAACTTCAGAGTCTGAGGAAAAAGCAAAAAGCAGCTGGTTATGGGTTACAAATAAAGTACGATGTTAAGGATCTAAGACGTTTCATCGCTTCTTTACCTTTTGAACTGACAAAGGCTCAAAAAAGGGTTGTGAATGAAATTTGTACGGATTTAAAAGAACCTATGCACATGCATAGGTTACTGCAAGGGGATGTTGGAAGTGGGAAAACAATTGTCGCAGCTATAGCCTTGTTTGCAACTGCAAATGCAAAGTATCAATCTGCATTGATGGTTCCCACTGAAATTCTTGCAGAACAACATATGGAAAGTTTAAGTCAGCTATTTGATCCTTTAGAAGTTAGAATTGCACTCTTGACAGGTTCAACTAAAGTAAAAGAACGTCGGATTATTTTAGAAGAGTTAGAAAATGGTCAATTAGATATTATCATTGGAACCCACGCATTAATTCAAAAAGATGTTTATTTTTCTCGATTAGGTTTAGTTATAACGGACGAACAACACCGTTTTGGAGTAAATCAAAGGAAAATATTGCGAGATAAAGGTAAAGAACCCGATGTTTTATTTATGACTGCGACGCCGATTCCAAGAACATTAGCCATTACAACGTATGGAGAAATGGATGTCTCCATTATCGATGAGTTACCGGCTGGACGAATCCCAATAGAGACAACTTGGACTAGACCTAAAAATTTTGAGCTGACATTAGAATTTATGGAGCGTCAATTAAGATTAGGTTCTCAAGCTTACGTGATTTGTCCGCTAATAGAAGAATCAGAAACGTTAGACGTAAAGAATGCGACAGATATTTATGAGAAGCTATCGGCTTATTATGCAACACGTTATCAAGTCGGATTATTACATGGTAAAATGAAATCAGCAGAAAAAGAACAAGTGATGCATCAATTTAAAGAAAATAAATTAGCTGTTCTTGTTTCTACGACGGTTATTGAGGTTGGAGTTAACGTGCCGAATGCTACAACAATGGTTATCTACGACGCAGATCGTTTCGGGCTATCTCAATTACATCAACTAAGAGGTCGGGTAGGACGCGGGCATAAGGAATCCTATTGTATTTTAGTAGCTAATCCTAAAAGTGAAACAGGTATTGAACGAATGAAAATAATGACTGAAACACTAGATGGATTTGTTTTAAGTGAAAAGGATTTGGAATTAAGAGGTGCTGGAGACTTATTTGGATCAAAACAATCTGGATTACCCAATTTTAAAGTAGGAGATATTATTGGCGATTTTGGAGCATTGGAAGCCGCTAGACAAGAAGCGACAGAACTGGTTAATAATCCTAAATTTATGATTGACCCAAAGTATTCACAGTTACGAAAATCACTTGGCTTGGAACAGTTATCTGAACAAAATTTTAACTGA
- a CDS encoding DAK2 domain-containing protein produces MNVTKLEGKQFRNMVAVGAKRLDKNAEYVNSLNVFPVPDGDTGTNMNLSLASGVKAIENCESNNMNELAAALSKGLLMGARGNSGVILSQLFRGFGKAIENKETVTAKEFAGAFMNGVQTAYNAVMKPVEGTILTVARESAKAGELQAKSTDDVVVIMEAVVREAKKSLARTPDLLPVLKEVGVVDSGGQGLLFIYEGFLEVLSGKVNEDEEYQPSPEQMSDMVNAEHHRSVSNHIATEDIKFGYCTEIMVKIGDGETVKQDFDYDTFRNHLNEIGDSLLVVSDDEIVKVHVHTEYPGEVMNYGQEFGSLVKIKVDNMREQHETILDNEKPTASKAPSKKTPYGIIAVAAGEGVQNLFKSLGVGYVISGGQTMNPSTEDILKAIDAINAEKVIILPNNKNIFMAADQAAEVSELEVVVIPSKTVSQGMTAMLAFNELNDMETNKKEMSMELENVISGQITNAVRDTEIEGISIKKDDFMGIIDGEIKVSKLNRKEAALETLKMMITDESEIVTILLGEDGNMDEANEIAGEISQEFQEVEVEVHEGQQPVYPYLLSVE; encoded by the coding sequence GTGAATGTTACAAAGTTAGAAGGAAAACAGTTCCGCAACATGGTTGCAGTTGGGGCCAAACGTTTAGATAAGAATGCTGAATATGTTAACTCATTAAATGTTTTTCCAGTTCCAGATGGAGATACTGGTACAAATATGAACTTGTCATTGGCAAGTGGAGTAAAAGCAATTGAAAATTGTGAGTCAAATAACATGAATGAACTAGCGGCAGCTTTGTCAAAAGGTTTATTGATGGGAGCACGTGGAAATTCAGGAGTTATTTTATCTCAATTATTTAGAGGTTTTGGTAAAGCGATTGAAAACAAAGAAACCGTAACAGCAAAAGAGTTTGCTGGAGCTTTTATGAATGGTGTCCAAACAGCGTATAACGCGGTCATGAAACCAGTTGAAGGAACTATTTTAACTGTAGCACGTGAATCAGCAAAGGCTGGTGAACTACAAGCTAAATCTACTGATGACGTTGTTGTAATAATGGAAGCAGTTGTTCGTGAAGCGAAAAAATCTTTAGCAAGAACACCTGATTTATTGCCTGTTTTAAAAGAAGTTGGTGTAGTAGATAGTGGAGGACAGGGTCTTTTATTTATCTATGAAGGATTCTTAGAAGTATTATCAGGTAAAGTCAATGAAGACGAAGAGTACCAACCTTCTCCAGAACAAATGAGTGATATGGTAAATGCAGAACACCACCGTAGCGTCTCGAATCATATTGCTACAGAAGACATTAAATTTGGTTATTGTACTGAAATCATGGTCAAAATTGGTGATGGAGAGACAGTCAAACAAGACTTTGACTATGATACTTTCCGCAATCATTTAAATGAAATTGGCGATTCTCTTTTAGTCGTATCAGATGATGAAATTGTTAAGGTTCATGTCCATACAGAATATCCTGGCGAAGTGATGAATTATGGTCAAGAATTTGGCTCACTTGTAAAAATCAAGGTAGATAATATGCGTGAACAACATGAAACAATCTTAGATAATGAAAAACCAACTGCTTCTAAAGCACCTAGCAAAAAAACGCCTTATGGTATAATAGCTGTCGCTGCTGGTGAAGGAGTACAAAATCTGTTTAAAAGCTTAGGTGTGGGTTACGTTATCAGTGGGGGACAAACAATGAACCCTAGTACAGAAGATATATTGAAAGCAATTGATGCTATCAATGCTGAAAAAGTTATTATTTTACCAAATAATAAAAATATATTTATGGCTGCTGATCAAGCTGCAGAAGTTAGTGAATTAGAGGTAGTTGTTATTCCAAGTAAAACGGTTTCTCAAGGGATGACAGCCATGCTGGCTTTCAATGAGTTAAATGATATGGAAACAAACAAAAAAGAAATGAGTATGGAATTAGAGAATGTTATAAGTGGTCAAATCACTAATGCTGTTCGCGATACAGAAATAGAAGGTATTAGTATCAAAAAAGATGATTTCATGGGAATAATTGATGGTGAAATTAAAGTTTCTAAACTAAATCGTAAAGAGGCCGCGCTAGAAACACTTAAAATGATGATTACTGATGAAAGTGAAATTGTAACTATTTTACTAGGAGAAGATGGTAATATGGACGAAGCTAATGAAATAGCTGGTGAAATTAGTCAAGAATTTCAAGAGGTAGAAGTTGAAGTTCACGAAGGACAACAGCCTGTTTATCCATACTTATTATCAGTAGAATAA
- the rpmB gene encoding 50S ribosomal protein L28, whose product MAKVCVITGRKAKSGNNRSHAMNKTKRTWGANLQKVRILVDGKPKKVWVSTRALKSGKIERV is encoded by the coding sequence ATGGCTAAAGTATGTGTTATTACAGGACGCAAAGCAAAAAGCGGAAACAACCGCTCTCACGCTATGAACAAGACAAAACGTACATGGGGTGCTAACTTACAAAAAGTTCGCATTTTAGTTGATGGAAAACCTAAAAAAGTTTGGGTTTCTACTCGCGCTCTTAAATCTGGTAAAATTGAACGCGTTTAA
- the rpe gene encoding ribulose-phosphate 3-epimerase — protein MKISPSILSADFANLERDIRLVEEGGADYIHVDVMDGHFVPNLTFGANIVSAIRPITKLPLDCHLMIENPENFIEDFAKAGADIITVHVESTPHIHRAIQLIKNQGVKAGVVINPGTAVESIMPILSEVDMVLVMTVNPGFGGQSFIKETVSKIASLYRLKKDKGYHFEIEVDGGISPETAKICKDAGANVFVAGSYIYGAKNPVERLMTLKDAVRRDG, from the coding sequence ATGAAAATTTCACCATCTATTTTAAGTGCAGATTTTGCGAATTTAGAAAGGGACATTCGGTTAGTTGAAGAAGGAGGAGCGGACTACATCCACGTAGATGTTATGGATGGGCATTTCGTGCCAAACTTAACTTTTGGAGCGAACATTGTTTCCGCAATCCGTCCGATAACGAAATTACCATTAGATTGTCATTTAATGATTGAAAATCCTGAAAATTTTATTGAAGATTTTGCTAAAGCAGGAGCAGATATTATTACAGTCCATGTAGAAAGTACGCCTCATATTCATCGTGCTATTCAATTGATTAAAAATCAAGGTGTCAAAGCAGGCGTAGTTATTAATCCTGGGACAGCAGTTGAATCTATTATGCCCATTTTAAGTGAAGTGGATATGGTTTTAGTCATGACTGTTAATCCTGGTTTTGGTGGTCAAAGTTTTATTAAGGAGACAGTTTCTAAAATTGCCTCATTATATAGACTAAAAAAAGATAAAGGGTACCATTTTGAAATCGAAGTTGATGGCGGTATTTCACCTGAAACGGCTAAAATATGTAAAGATGCAGGTGCAAATGTTTTTGTAGCTGGTTCTTATATTTACGGTGCAAAAAATCCAGTAGAACGATTGATGACTTTAAAAGATGCCGTGCGACGAGATGGTTAA
- a CDS encoding acyl carrier protein gives MSKNETFEKIKKIIVERFGIDEEKVTLEMTFKDDLGADSLDIVELVMELEDVFGTEISDDDAENISSVGDAVSYINANLN, from the coding sequence TTGTCAAAGAATGAAACGTTTGAAAAAATTAAAAAAATAATTGTTGAACGATTTGGTATTGATGAAGAAAAAGTCACTCTTGAAATGACATTTAAAGATGATTTAGGAGCAGACTCACTTGATATTGTAGAATTGGTAATGGAATTAGAAGATGTTTTTGGGACAGAAATTTCTGATGATGATGCAGAAAACATCTCTTCTGTTGGAGATGCAGTAAGCTATATCAATGCAAATCTAAATTAA
- the rsgA gene encoding ribosome small subunit-dependent GTPase A: protein MPKGQIRKALSGFYYVYHEGETYQTRGRGNFRKRKLTPMVGDYVEFESSTTTDGILKELLSRKNELIRPTVANVDLGIIIMSAIEPNFSTNLLDRFLITLESKGIQAIIYITKIDLLNKEQIKDMAILKQQYEKIGYPVILPELKSNHAAIEELIAYFPNKLTVFMGQSGAGKSTLLNQIAPELDLKTGIISSALGRGKHTTRHVELIPLYDGLVADTPGFSSIDFLEIETEELPELFLEFVEVQDLCRFRSCMHRNEPGCQVQKEVSEGTIQAYRYKHYLQYLDEIENRKPKYNKKEK from the coding sequence GTGCCAAAAGGACAAATTAGAAAGGCGTTGAGTGGATTTTATTATGTTTACCACGAAGGTGAAACCTACCAAACTCGTGGTAGAGGTAATTTTAGAAAACGTAAATTAACGCCGATGGTTGGTGATTATGTAGAATTTGAGAGCAGCACGACGACTGATGGAATTCTTAAAGAATTGTTATCAAGAAAAAATGAACTTATCCGTCCTACTGTAGCAAATGTTGATTTAGGAATTATTATTATGTCAGCTATTGAGCCTAACTTTTCCACTAATTTACTAGACCGCTTTTTAATCACCTTAGAAAGTAAAGGTATTCAGGCTATTATTTATATTACAAAAATAGATTTATTGAATAAAGAACAAATCAAAGACATGGCGATTCTAAAACAGCAGTATGAGAAAATAGGCTATCCAGTTATTCTTCCAGAATTAAAATCAAATCATGCAGCAATAGAAGAGTTAATAGCATATTTTCCAAATAAATTAACGGTGTTTATGGGACAATCAGGTGCCGGAAAATCAACGCTTTTAAATCAAATTGCTCCTGAATTAGACTTAAAAACTGGGATTATTTCTTCAGCATTGGGTCGTGGAAAGCATACTACTCGTCATGTTGAGTTGATTCCTTTATATGATGGATTAGTAGCAGATACGCCTGGTTTTAGTTCGATAGATTTTTTAGAGATTGAAACAGAAGAGTTACCTGAATTATTCTTAGAATTTGTTGAAGTACAAGATCTTTGTCGTTTTAGAAGTTGTATGCACCGGAATGAACCGGGCTGTCAAGTCCAAAAAGAAGTTTCAGAGGGTACGATACAGGCCTATCGTTACAAACATTATTTACAATACCTTGATGAAATCGAAAACAGAAAACCTAAATACAATAAGAAGGAAAAGTGA
- a CDS encoding thiamine diphosphokinase, with protein sequence MVKIAIMVGGPESYLPNIKNSLSDNLIWIGVDRGAMRLLDYGIKPILALGDFDSITSVELEYLKNEVKDVRQFPAEKDATDTELAVRVAFGEFSPEEVTLYGATGGRLDHLLNNLWLVFQPAFYPHLSKINIIDNKNNLSYFNPGTYEIEKEKDKKYLAFVCLTAVKELTLKGMKYELSKADIAYPQSLASNEFINKKCQFSFETGLVAVIQSKD encoded by the coding sequence ATGGTTAAAATTGCGATAATGGTTGGCGGCCCAGAGAGTTATCTACCAAATATTAAAAATAGTTTATCTGATAACTTAATCTGGATTGGTGTGGATAGAGGTGCTATGAGACTATTGGATTACGGCATTAAACCTATTTTAGCTTTGGGTGATTTTGATTCTATTACCTCTGTGGAACTAGAATATTTAAAAAACGAAGTAAAAGACGTGCGTCAATTTCCAGCGGAAAAAGATGCAACAGATACAGAGTTAGCTGTTAGAGTAGCGTTTGGGGAGTTTTCTCCTGAAGAAGTAACGTTGTATGGTGCTACGGGAGGAAGATTGGATCATTTATTAAATAATTTATGGCTTGTTTTTCAACCAGCTTTTTATCCTCACTTATCTAAAATAAACATTATTGACAATAAAAATAACTTGTCTTATTTTAATCCCGGAACCTATGAAATCGAAAAAGAGAAAGATAAAAAGTATTTGGCTTTTGTTTGCCTAACCGCTGTTAAGGAATTAACACTGAAAGGTATGAAATATGAGTTATCTAAAGCAGATATCGCTTATCCTCAATCTTTAGCAAGTAATGAGTTTATAAACAAAAAATGCCAGTTCTCTTTTGAAACAGGGCTGGTAGCGGTTATACAAAGTAAAGATTAA